In one Sphingobacterium daejeonense genomic region, the following are encoded:
- a CDS encoding RagB/SusD family nutrient uptake outer membrane protein, translating to MKLKNNLRYISLAFVGLLTSCNDDFVSTEPLDEVPQELVWADPALAQAFVFEIYNGFGVGGFYEQQMASMTDEAFFTHPGRGINTVTESRSNAADQGYIMDTYSYGNMYERIRASNVAIQNLRNPQFDDKDKANALLGEAYFLRAYFYQQLLRFYGAVPIIKKVYKLEDTDFLADRNTYEECVNQIVSDCDSASTLLTGLAKEDGRASDVAAFALKARVLTYAASDLHDVPTAKAKSATISSYSNPEFLGYVSGNRAERWRKARDAAKVVLTKLDYAYKLDLTAPATAEEGTANYMDIAMGGGSNVANVDGKKDLILGRFFKDIKDERGGWVGRDNGPNGYHNWSGNSPVQLLVDDYEMRTGVKFSWDNAAHKAAPYTNRDPRFYATISHDGSNWKPRTADVAQRDPANQIQTGRYEVGSGSGTKRVIPGLDTRNSPIEDWNGSYTGYYYRKFVDPNPRIEDQNTRQQIPWPLLRYTEAVLNYVEACIELGEEAEAKTWLNKIRFRAGMPAITDAGAALKDRYRNERRIELAYEEHRFFDARRWMIAPTTLGRKVTLVNIFGALKPGKTVAVYKYDPNNYTYTYTVSNLNPGIENRSWNDKMYFTSFNRDEINRNTKLVQNPGYQ from the coding sequence ATGAAATTAAAAAATAATTTACGATATATATCCTTGGCCTTCGTTGGATTATTGACTTCATGTAATGACGACTTTGTCAGTACAGAACCATTGGACGAAGTTCCACAGGAACTAGTGTGGGCAGATCCTGCGCTAGCTCAAGCCTTTGTATTTGAAATATACAATGGGTTTGGAGTAGGAGGTTTTTACGAGCAACAAATGGCTTCAATGACCGATGAAGCTTTCTTTACTCACCCTGGTCGTGGTATTAATACGGTTACTGAAAGTAGATCGAATGCAGCAGACCAAGGCTATATTATGGATACGTATTCATATGGTAATATGTATGAAAGAATCCGTGCAAGCAACGTGGCGATTCAAAATTTGCGAAATCCACAATTTGACGATAAGGACAAAGCCAACGCATTATTGGGAGAGGCTTATTTCTTACGTGCATATTTCTACCAGCAACTATTGCGTTTTTACGGAGCAGTTCCAATCATTAAAAAAGTATACAAACTAGAAGATACAGACTTTTTAGCAGACCGTAATACCTACGAAGAATGTGTAAATCAGATTGTAAGCGATTGTGATTCAGCATCTACATTGTTGACAGGTTTGGCAAAGGAAGATGGTCGCGCCAGTGATGTAGCTGCCTTTGCGTTAAAGGCTAGGGTATTGACCTATGCTGCGAGTGATTTACACGATGTGCCAACGGCGAAAGCCAAGTCTGCTACTATTAGCAGTTATTCTAATCCTGAATTCCTAGGTTATGTTTCTGGTAACCGCGCAGAAAGATGGAGAAAAGCTAGAGATGCTGCCAAAGTCGTTTTGACGAAGTTAGACTATGCTTATAAGTTAGACTTAACTGCTCCTGCTACTGCAGAAGAAGGTACTGCCAATTATATGGATATTGCCATGGGCGGTGGTAGTAACGTTGCGAATGTTGATGGCAAGAAAGATTTGATCTTAGGTAGATTCTTTAAGGATATTAAAGATGAGCGTGGGGGATGGGTTGGCCGTGACAATGGTCCAAATGGTTACCATAACTGGTCTGGAAATTCTCCAGTTCAATTATTGGTTGATGATTATGAGATGCGTACTGGCGTGAAGTTTAGTTGGGACAATGCAGCTCATAAAGCAGCACCTTATACGAATCGCGATCCACGTTTTTATGCTACCATTAGTCATGATGGTTCCAACTGGAAACCAAGGACTGCGGATGTTGCACAGAGAGATCCAGCAAATCAAATCCAGACAGGTAGATATGAAGTAGGTAGTGGTTCAGGAACAAAGAGAGTTATTCCTGGATTAGATACTAGAAATAGCCCTATCGAAGATTGGAATGGTTCATATACAGGTTATTATTACAGAAAATTCGTAGATCCAAACCCAAGAATAGAAGACCAAAATACAAGACAGCAAATTCCATGGCCGTTATTACGCTATACTGAGGCGGTTTTGAACTATGTAGAGGCTTGTATTGAGTTAGGTGAAGAAGCTGAAGCAAAAACTTGGTTAAACAAAATTCGTTTCCGTGCTGGTATGCCAGCTATTACAGATGCAGGAGCTGCATTGAAAGATAGATACAGAAATGAAAGAAGGATTGAGTTAGCTTATGAAGAGCACCGCTTTTTTGATGCGAGACGTTGGATGATTGCTCCGACTACATTAGGCCGTAAGGTAACTTTGGTCAATATTTTCGGTGCTTTGAAACCAGGTAAAACGGTAGCAGTTTATAAGTATGACCCTAACAATTACACTTATACTTATACAGTTAGTAACTTGAACCCAGGGATTGAAAATAGAAGTTGGAATGACAAGATGTATTTCACTTCATTCAACCGTGATGAGATCAACAGGAATACCAAATTAGTACAAAATCCTGGTTACCAATAG
- a CDS encoding phosphocholine-specific phospholipase C — MDTRREFIKKASMLAGATAAINFIPESIQRALAIDANPGSSYLDAEHIVFLMQENRSFDHCFGTLKGVRGFNDPRAMRQPNGLPVWFQQNKTEEIYSPFHLDIVNTRATWMGDLPHGWRDMVMARNEGKMNNWLEAKRPGDPEYKHIPLTMGYYERKDIPFYYAFADAFTVCDQHFCSSLTGTSANRSYFWSGTIREEPFNPESTAHVDNYQINYKDVSWKTYPERLQEAGIPWKVYQNELSLQVGFEGEEEDWLANFTDNNLEFHKQYQVKFHPAYYAFAQKKVKEIEHLLTVAKFANQEAYEKVVKELNGYKSDVEQYSPENFKKLSQQEQEIHLRAFTTNVKAADYHQLTEIDGPDGQKIQVPKGDIFHQFREDVKSGNLPTVSWLVAPCRFSDHPSSPWFGAWYVSETLDILTANPEVWKKTIFILTYDENDGYFDHISPFVPPLTNKEGTGAVPKGLKTEDEYVTVDQENKRTGKTVALHDSPIGLGYRVPMVIASPWSKGGWVNSEVFDHTSTLQFLEHFIQKKHNKSVVESNLTEWRRLVCGNLTSAFRPLPDVQRPAIDFVNRNKYVERIYSAREKSAPGNFEAKSIGSLASIQNNLSANTSLNLQEKGTKPACAIPYDLDVNMSVESGKLRFEFLIKGELPQTKEVGVPFQLISHTAYGNSNEIGRTWNFAVNSSEPLHYEIDLSDIKNETFCFSVHGPNGFYRAFKGNVKSSFPSVLSKTLGKKDVFQITSKSKVELQIRDASYGRKGKTIRANKNSEQSWSLQDSHGWYDFEVTSKQDPSLYLRFAGHVENGKPSVTDSLMGGVV; from the coding sequence ATGGATACTAGGAGAGAATTTATCAAAAAAGCCTCTATGTTGGCAGGAGCAACTGCAGCAATCAATTTCATACCTGAATCTATACAACGCGCCTTAGCGATTGATGCAAATCCTGGCAGCAGCTACTTGGATGCGGAGCATATTGTTTTTTTGATGCAGGAAAACCGTTCTTTTGATCACTGTTTTGGGACATTAAAGGGAGTTCGTGGATTTAATGATCCAAGAGCCATGCGTCAGCCGAATGGTTTACCAGTTTGGTTTCAGCAAAATAAAACCGAAGAGATTTATTCGCCATTCCATCTTGACATTGTCAACACAAGAGCTACTTGGATGGGGGATCTTCCACATGGTTGGCGCGACATGGTCATGGCTAGGAATGAGGGAAAAATGAATAATTGGCTCGAAGCCAAAAGACCTGGTGATCCTGAATATAAGCATATCCCATTGACGATGGGTTATTATGAACGGAAAGATATTCCATTCTACTATGCCTTTGCAGATGCATTTACAGTTTGTGACCAACACTTCTGTTCATCATTGACAGGAACTAGTGCCAATAGATCTTATTTTTGGTCAGGTACTATCCGTGAGGAACCTTTTAATCCAGAATCTACTGCGCATGTCGACAATTATCAGATAAATTATAAGGATGTTTCTTGGAAGACCTACCCAGAACGTCTACAGGAAGCTGGTATTCCTTGGAAAGTCTATCAAAATGAACTGAGTTTACAAGTTGGTTTTGAGGGCGAGGAAGAAGATTGGTTGGCAAATTTCACAGATAATAACCTTGAATTTCATAAACAGTATCAGGTAAAATTTCATCCTGCATATTATGCATTTGCCCAAAAGAAAGTAAAGGAAATTGAGCATCTATTGACCGTGGCGAAATTTGCTAATCAAGAGGCATATGAAAAAGTTGTCAAAGAATTAAACGGGTATAAATCTGATGTAGAGCAATATTCTCCAGAGAATTTTAAGAAATTGAGCCAGCAGGAGCAAGAGATTCATTTGCGTGCATTTACTACAAATGTAAAAGCAGCAGATTATCATCAGTTAACAGAGATTGATGGTCCTGATGGTCAAAAAATACAAGTACCGAAAGGAGATATTTTTCACCAGTTTCGGGAAGATGTCAAATCTGGTAACCTACCGACGGTTTCTTGGTTGGTTGCACCTTGTCGTTTTTCGGACCATCCGAGCTCACCATGGTTTGGAGCGTGGTATGTTTCAGAAACCTTAGATATTTTAACGGCTAATCCTGAGGTTTGGAAGAAGACCATTTTTATACTGACCTATGATGAAAATGATGGTTATTTTGATCATATTTCTCCATTTGTTCCTCCATTGACCAATAAAGAGGGGACAGGTGCAGTTCCGAAGGGCTTGAAGACTGAGGATGAATATGTAACAGTTGATCAGGAAAATAAAAGAACCGGTAAAACGGTGGCTTTACATGATAGCCCTATCGGCTTAGGATATCGAGTACCGATGGTGATTGCTTCTCCATGGTCAAAAGGGGGATGGGTCAATTCAGAAGTCTTTGATCATACCTCAACTTTGCAGTTCTTGGAACATTTTATTCAAAAAAAGCACAACAAATCTGTTGTCGAATCAAATCTAACAGAATGGAGGCGGTTGGTTTGTGGCAACTTAACTTCTGCTTTTAGACCCTTGCCAGATGTTCAGCGCCCTGCAATTGATTTTGTAAATCGTAATAAATATGTAGAGCGTATTTATTCTGCAAGAGAAAAATCAGCTCCAGGAAATTTTGAGGCCAAATCAATTGGCAGTCTGGCTTCGATTCAGAATAATCTTTCAGCAAATACCAGCTTAAACCTGCAAGAGAAAGGTACTAAACCTGCATGTGCCATTCCATACGATTTGGATGTTAACATGAGCGTTGAATCAGGCAAGCTGAGATTTGAATTTTTAATTAAAGGTGAGCTGCCTCAAACAAAGGAAGTTGGGGTGCCATTTCAATTAATATCCCATACAGCTTATGGCAATTCTAATGAGATTGGTAGAACCTGGAATTTTGCTGTAAATTCTTCCGAACCTCTGCATTATGAAATTGATTTGTCAGATATCAAAAACGAAACTTTCTGTTTCTCTGTACATGGTCCTAATGGATTTTACAGAGCATTCAAGGGCAATGTGAAATCAAGCTTTCCTTCAGTTTTATCAAAGACCCTCGGCAAAAAAGATGTTTTTCAAATTACAAGCAAATCAAAGGTTGAATTACAAATAAGAGATGCCTCTTATGGTAGGAAAGGAAAGACTATAAGAGCAAATAAAAATTCAGAACAATCTTGGTCTCTTCAAGATTCACATGGGTGGTATGATTTTGAGGTTACATCGAAACAAGATCCGAGTCTTTATTTGAGATTTGCTGGGCATGTTGAAAATGGGAAACCAAGTGTTACAGACTCTTTGATGGGAGGCGTAGTTTAG
- a CDS encoding universal stress protein, with translation MDGNLTDTVLKVAEENHVAFIVMGTKGEGGFKGYVLGSNTFELIQHSPIGVIAVPQDYKEFKFQKVGILTNFKNQELELLESFINRTSPGLDLTLLHVTENRRNIDTENILFWQDRIVKQMGINSIEYRSKEMINRIDINEPIPYIINQMIAEEGIDILLVTYTRKSFFASLFFKRSGKNHCQWLKYPNLFFEKLIYCGVC, from the coding sequence ATGGATGGAAATCTGACGGATACTGTCCTTAAGGTAGCAGAAGAAAATCACGTTGCCTTTATTGTAATGGGCACCAAAGGAGAAGGAGGATTTAAAGGCTATGTTTTGGGAAGCAATACCTTTGAATTAATTCAGCATTCGCCTATTGGCGTGATCGCTGTTCCGCAAGATTATAAAGAATTCAAATTTCAAAAAGTCGGTATACTTACGAATTTCAAAAATCAAGAATTAGAATTACTAGAAAGCTTTATAAACCGTACAAGCCCTGGATTGGACTTAACTCTATTGCATGTAACCGAAAATAGAAGAAATATTGACACAGAAAATATTCTTTTTTGGCAGGATAGAATTGTTAAACAAATGGGAATAAACAGCATCGAGTATAGAAGTAAGGAAATGATAAACCGTATTGATATCAATGAACCTATACCATATATTATCAATCAAATGATAGCCGAGGAAGGAATCGATATTTTATTGGTTACCTATACTCGGAAGAGTTTTTTTGCAAGTCTTTTTTTCAAAAGATCTGGCAAAAACCATTGCCAATGGCTTAAGTATCCCAACTTATTTTTTGAAAAATTAATTTACTGTGGTGTTTGTTAG
- a CDS encoding universal stress protein: MKNSILLPTDFSENAWVATNYAAELANKFNFDLHILHVYQTFGKILGTAEFNEVVAKHNEDAAFSEMDKWEHKVKTKYPNYRSHLPAWMEI; this comes from the coding sequence ATGAAAAATTCCATCCTTTTACCTACAGACTTTTCAGAAAATGCATGGGTAGCCACTAATTATGCAGCAGAATTGGCGAATAAATTCAATTTTGATTTACATATTCTGCATGTATATCAAACTTTTGGAAAAATTTTAGGCACTGCAGAATTCAATGAGGTAGTCGCTAAACATAATGAAGACGCTGCTTTCAGTGAGATGGATAAGTGGGAACACAAAGTGAAAACTAAATATCCCAACTACAGGTCTCATTTGCCTGCATGGATGGAAATCTGA
- a CDS encoding calcium-translocating P-type ATPase, PMCA-type, giving the protein MASTKEINQPNFYSQSIEESLSQLEVDPKNGLTTSESETRLNEYGKNKLEDKKRKSIFMMFVEQLNDYLIYVLFAAVAITFFMGEYTDGIIILIVIFINAFLGLFQEIRANNAIDALKNLSHPKALVRRDGKTMEIDSELLVPGDIVLLEAGRIIPADLRLVESASLQIDESALTGESVAAEKDAEVQLEEDYIPLGDRINLAYMSTLVTYGRGSGIVIGTANNTEVGKIAGYLDTDDNEKTPLEIRLDHLGKTLGKIAIGVCILIFIISYFQGRDLTEMFLTSVSLAVASIPEGLAAIVAIVLSIGVTKMAKQNAIIKKLPAVETLGSVTIVCSDKTGTLTQNKMTVQEAFTFSDGLISVDDEAENTFEENLLAEAMVLASDATLENDKQTGDPTEVALLSLADQWEMDRKELGNKQPRVDELAFDSDRKMMSTLHSVDEEYILYTKGAVDNLIEQCNYVIQDEKEIEITEDHKKEVSKAVEEMSNKALRTLAVAYKKTSSKIEKEKFEEDLVFIGVVGMIDPPRDEVKDSIQKAKDAGVTTIMITGDHANTAFAIAKELGIADNQNQVTTGKEINNASYEDLESHISEYRVFARVSPEHKVNIVKAFKAKGNIVSMTGDGVNDAPSLNAADIGVAMGITGTDVAKNASDMILADDNFSTIIGAIEQGRNIFNNIKKSVIFLLASNLGEVVAMLVSIVAGLPVPLLATQLLWINLITDTLPAVALGMDPGDPAVMKEKPRTINENFFSHGGTRKILIGGILIGLLTVVAFLIGYFEHGYNPMNDDIPDDIHAYARTMAFLTIIASQLFYSLSFRSEYKSIFQVGIFSNKYLVGAIILGFGLQLMVLFIPLMRNAFKLQLIGLNDWLMVLGLGLVPLIVNEIIKLFLKRSENK; this is encoded by the coding sequence ATGGCATCAACTAAAGAAATCAATCAACCAAATTTTTATTCACAATCAATTGAAGAGTCTTTGTCTCAGTTAGAGGTAGACCCGAAGAACGGACTGACTACTTCTGAGTCTGAAACAAGGCTAAATGAATATGGTAAAAATAAGCTGGAGGATAAAAAAAGGAAGTCCATTTTTATGATGTTCGTTGAACAATTGAATGATTACCTTATTTATGTTCTATTTGCTGCAGTTGCCATTACCTTTTTTATGGGTGAATACACAGATGGAATCATCATATTGATTGTAATCTTTATCAATGCATTCCTGGGCTTGTTTCAGGAAATAAGAGCGAATAATGCTATTGATGCTTTAAAAAATCTTTCGCATCCGAAGGCTTTGGTTAGGCGAGACGGAAAGACCATGGAGATTGATTCTGAGCTGTTGGTACCTGGGGATATTGTTTTACTAGAAGCCGGGCGTATAATTCCTGCTGATTTAAGGCTGGTAGAATCTGCGAGTCTTCAAATTGATGAATCTGCCTTGACGGGAGAATCTGTTGCTGCAGAAAAGGATGCTGAAGTGCAGCTGGAAGAGGATTATATCCCATTGGGAGATCGCATAAATTTAGCTTATATGTCCACCTTAGTAACCTATGGTCGAGGATCTGGTATTGTTATAGGTACAGCGAACAATACGGAAGTTGGTAAAATTGCAGGCTATTTAGATACGGATGATAATGAAAAAACACCTTTAGAAATCCGATTGGATCATTTAGGTAAGACTTTAGGAAAAATAGCAATTGGAGTCTGTATTTTAATTTTTATCATCTCATATTTTCAGGGTAGAGATCTCACTGAGATGTTCTTGACGTCAGTTTCATTGGCTGTAGCTTCTATTCCTGAAGGATTAGCAGCAATTGTTGCCATTGTATTATCCATTGGGGTTACCAAAATGGCAAAACAAAATGCGATTATCAAGAAGCTGCCAGCAGTGGAGACCTTAGGCTCGGTTACCATAGTGTGTTCTGATAAAACTGGCACATTGACCCAAAATAAAATGACAGTTCAGGAAGCATTTACATTTAGTGACGGATTGATTTCAGTAGATGATGAAGCGGAAAATACATTTGAGGAAAATTTGCTTGCAGAAGCTATGGTATTAGCTTCTGATGCAACTTTAGAAAATGATAAACAGACCGGTGATCCTACTGAGGTAGCATTGTTGTCGCTTGCGGATCAATGGGAAATGGATAGAAAAGAATTAGGTAACAAGCAACCTAGAGTTGATGAATTAGCATTTGATTCTGACCGTAAAATGATGTCAACTCTGCACTCTGTTGATGAGGAATATATTCTTTACACCAAAGGAGCAGTGGATAATTTGATTGAACAATGTAACTATGTAATTCAAGATGAAAAGGAAATTGAAATAACTGAAGACCATAAAAAGGAAGTGTCGAAGGCGGTGGAAGAAATGTCCAACAAAGCGTTAAGGACGTTGGCGGTAGCCTATAAAAAGACCAGTTCGAAAATTGAAAAAGAAAAATTTGAAGAAGACTTAGTGTTTATTGGGGTTGTTGGTATGATTGATCCACCCCGGGATGAAGTAAAAGATTCTATCCAAAAAGCAAAAGATGCTGGAGTAACTACCATAATGATTACTGGAGACCATGCCAATACTGCCTTTGCCATTGCAAAAGAACTGGGCATAGCGGATAATCAAAATCAGGTTACTACGGGAAAGGAAATCAACAATGCAAGTTATGAGGATTTGGAGAGTCATATTTCCGAGTACCGGGTTTTTGCAAGAGTCTCTCCTGAACACAAAGTCAATATTGTGAAGGCTTTTAAAGCTAAGGGCAATATCGTATCCATGACTGGTGATGGTGTAAATGATGCTCCTTCGTTGAATGCTGCAGATATAGGCGTTGCTATGGGGATTACAGGTACTGACGTGGCAAAAAATGCTTCGGATATGATCTTGGCAGATGATAACTTTTCTACGATTATTGGTGCTATTGAACAAGGTAGAAATATCTTTAATAACATAAAAAAGTCTGTTATTTTCTTGTTGGCTAGTAACTTAGGAGAAGTTGTCGCTATGTTGGTTTCCATTGTTGCTGGTTTGCCTGTTCCTTTATTGGCTACCCAACTATTATGGATTAATTTAATTACGGATACCCTTCCGGCGGTTGCATTAGGAATGGATCCAGGAGATCCTGCGGTAATGAAAGAAAAGCCAAGGACTATAAATGAAAATTTCTTCTCGCATGGCGGAACGCGAAAGATATTAATAGGGGGAATATTGATAGGGTTATTGACTGTGGTTGCTTTTTTAATCGGATATTTTGAACATGGATATAATCCTATGAACGATGATATTCCAGATGATATTCATGCCTATGCAAGGACAATGGCATTCCTAACGATTATTGCATCTCAATTGTTTTATTCCTTGTCCTTTAGAAGCGAATATAAATCTATATTCCAAGTGGGAATATTTTCAAACAAGTATTTGGTAGGAGCAATAATTTTAGGCTTTGGATTGCAATTGATGGTTCTCTTTATTCCATTGATGCGGAATGCATTCAAGCTTCAATTAATAGGCCTTAATGATTGGTTGATGGTCTTGGGATTAGGATTGGTGCCGTTGATCGTCAATGAAATCATTAAACTATTCTTAAAGCGGTCGGAGAACAAATAA
- a CDS encoding thermonuclease family protein has product MFTKSIFYLFLILSICFQQAYAQEILTGKVVRISDGDTITILDSLNQQHRIRLHGIDCPERKQDYYQVAKDFIGQLCFQKEVNVEILKYDHYKRAIGKVYIDSLEINLALLKSGLAWHFLQFDKSTEYAAAEAEAKLYKRNIWSLKNTIAPWEFRKYQREMRKLNAK; this is encoded by the coding sequence ATGTTTACCAAATCAATTTTCTATCTATTTCTAATTCTTTCAATTTGTTTTCAACAAGCATATGCCCAAGAAATATTAACAGGAAAAGTTGTTCGTATTTCCGATGGTGATACCATTACTATTTTAGATAGTTTGAATCAACAACATCGTATAAGATTGCATGGAATAGATTGTCCCGAAAGAAAACAAGATTATTATCAAGTAGCCAAAGATTTTATTGGCCAGTTATGCTTTCAAAAAGAGGTAAATGTAGAAATCCTTAAATATGACCATTATAAACGAGCAATTGGAAAAGTGTATATCGATTCCCTGGAAATCAACCTTGCTTTATTAAAATCAGGCTTGGCATGGCATTTCCTTCAATTTGACAAATCAACAGAATATGCAGCTGCTGAGGCTGAAGCTAAACTTTACAAAAGAAATATCTGGTCTTTAAAGAACACAATCGCACCTTGGGAATTTAGAAAATACCAACGTGAGATGAGAAAATTAAATGCTAAATAA
- a CDS encoding sigma-54-dependent transcriptional regulator → MHKKILLIDDEDKLRELLARIIQFEWEDLEVFQASTLKSGYQILKTKEIDVVLCDVKLPDGNGVEAVSEIKKYQPQSEVILMTAFGQIPDGVQAIKNGAFDYITKGDDNNKVIPLLHKAFEKVELVNKLIKLEEKVGKKYSFDQIIGDSKEIHNAINLGKKVSQTDASVLLLGETGTGKEVFAQAIHYESKRNSKSFVALNCSAVSKDLLESEMFGHVAGSFTGAAKDKKGLFEEANDGTLFLDEIGRDAIGTTSKVTSCLGNWRIS, encoded by the coding sequence ATGCATAAGAAGATTTTACTTATTGATGATGAGGATAAGCTGCGAGAGTTATTGGCAAGAATTATCCAATTCGAATGGGAAGATCTTGAAGTATTTCAAGCTTCTACCTTAAAATCAGGTTATCAGATATTGAAGACTAAGGAAATTGATGTTGTCTTATGCGACGTTAAATTACCAGATGGGAATGGTGTTGAGGCAGTCTCAGAGATTAAGAAATATCAACCTCAATCTGAAGTTATATTGATGACTGCTTTTGGTCAGATTCCAGATGGAGTGCAGGCCATAAAAAATGGAGCCTTCGACTACATCACTAAAGGAGATGACAATAATAAAGTTATTCCATTATTGCATAAAGCTTTTGAAAAAGTTGAGTTAGTAAATAAACTTATAAAGTTAGAGGAGAAGGTAGGCAAAAAATATTCCTTTGATCAAATTATTGGTGACTCCAAAGAGATCCATAACGCAATTAATTTGGGTAAAAAGGTATCTCAGACAGATGCTTCTGTTTTGTTATTGGGAGAAACTGGAACTGGTAAAGAGGTTTTCGCACAGGCTATCCATTATGAGAGCAAGCGTAATTCAAAATCATTTGTTGCTCTGAACTGTTCTGCAGTCAGTAAAGATTTATTAGAATCTGAAATGTTTGGCCATGTTGCTGGATCATTTACTGGTGCTGCCAAAGATAAGAAGGGATTATTTGAAGAAGCTAATGATGGTACATTATTTCTTGATGAAATAGGGCGAGATGCCATTGGAACTACAAGCAAAGTTACTTCGTGTCTTGGAAACTGGCGAATTTCTTAA
- a CDS encoding sigma 54-interacting transcriptional regulator, whose translation MPLELQAKLLRVLETGEFLKVGETTPTKVNVRLIAATNRNLEQEAEEGHFREDLYYRISVFTINLPALKDRKSDIPLLIEHFVKVNAAKMNIQIPKVEQSYIDLLSKHNWKGNVRELKNVIERSLILIEGHSLDERSLPYEFSIDDKGTASGTKMSLSEIERKHIQKVLAYTKGNKAEAARLLEIGVATLYRKIEEYKIS comes from the coding sequence ATGCCATTGGAACTACAAGCAAAGTTACTTCGTGTCTTGGAAACTGGCGAATTTCTTAAAGTCGGCGAAACAACCCCTACAAAAGTGAATGTTCGATTAATAGCTGCAACTAATAGAAACTTAGAACAGGAAGCAGAAGAAGGGCACTTTAGGGAGGATTTATATTACCGGATTTCTGTTTTTACAATTAACTTACCCGCTTTAAAAGATAGGAAATCTGATATTCCGCTATTAATTGAGCACTTTGTAAAGGTAAATGCTGCAAAAATGAATATTCAAATTCCCAAGGTTGAACAATCATATATTGATCTTTTGAGCAAGCACAATTGGAAAGGTAATGTGAGGGAATTAAAGAATGTTATTGAACGAAGTTTGATTTTAATAGAAGGACATAGTCTTGATGAAAGATCGCTGCCTTATGAATTCTCCATTGATGATAAAGGTACAGCAAGTGGCACCAAGATGTCACTATCGGAAATTGAAAGAAAGCATATTCAAAAAGTATTGGCTTATACTAAAGGAAATAAAGCAGAAGCAGCAAGGCTTTTGGAAATTGGAGTGGCTACCCTCTATAGAAAAATTGAAGAATATAAGATTTCGTAA
- a CDS encoding DUF7674 family protein, giving the protein MGLIEDQKLAKEAVHVIGILYGGGSLHIKNAIENEFLERLATSESPASLRKHLACFPKEMRSIYMKTILEN; this is encoded by the coding sequence ATGGGTCTGATTGAGGATCAGAAACTTGCTAAGGAGGCTGTTCATGTCATAGGCATTTTATATGGAGGTGGATCCCTACATATTAAAAATGCCATTGAAAATGAGTTTTTGGAACGACTTGCCACAAGTGAATCGCCAGCAAGTTTAAGAAAGCACCTTGCATGTTTTCCCAAAGAAATGAGATCCATTTATATGAAAACCATTTTAGAAAATTAG
- a CDS encoding potassium-transporting ATPase subunit F: MVALLIVAIMVFLYTMYVLLNPEKF, from the coding sequence ATGGTAGCATTATTAATTGTAGCCATCATGGTTTTTCTATACACCATGTATGTGCTCTTGAATCCTGAAAAATTTTAA